CCTGCTTGTTACGTCTTTTTACCTTGGGATGTTGCTTACCTAAGTCTGTGCCTGCATGACGAATGGAAAAGGTTATTGAGGACGTTCACAGACAGATTTATGTCCTATCTAGGGATTGGCACAGCTGGAAATCCTCCTGCTTCAGAAAAACAAGCTCCATGAAGTGCCCGACAATGCATTCCACGAGCTTGATCACCTGTCTCATCTAGACCTCAGCGACAACTACATCCGCAATGTCCAGGAGGGTGCATTTAACGGGTTGAGGTCGCTCACTCAACTGTCACTCCAGGGAAACAAGTTGCGTCAGATCCCTGAAGCAGCATTTTACGGATTAGAAAGCCTTAGCCACTTAATCCTAGCTGGAAATGTGTTGGAGCGGCTGCCTGGGAGAATGTTGCATGGTCAGTCACAACTGCTAGAGCTGTTGTTACAGAACAATCAAATAAGGGACATCCCCGAATCCTTCCTCGAGGATTGCTTGTCATTGGAGAAGCTCTCTCTCGCCAACAATCGCCTGGAAAGCCTGTCGAAGGACGTTTTGGCTCTACCTCCTCTGACCCGTGTTGAACTACAAGGAAATCCTTGGAAGTGCGACTGCCACCTGAAATGGTTGCGCGAGTGGATGAGTACAACTGCCGTGGACTACAAACCGTCTTTCGGTGTCTCCGCGGTGGCCAGCTGCAGCACACCGCTAAAACACGCCGGTAAGCCAATCACCACAGTGTCTGCGGTGGACTTTGTTTGTGAAAATAGCGACAATCGACTCAAGGAAAATGTGGAGTCCAAAGAGACTGACAGTGAGACAGCTTCCAACATAATCTTCAGAGAAGGACTGTTGCCAATCGTTGTGATTGAAACGGTGGAAACTGTACATTCCGGAGACGGAGAGTGATGTTATCATAAATACATTATATTATGTACCACTGTATCTAAGTCCGCATGACAGTTACTGAAAATACCTCAACACATCATTATTGATATAACGTCTTGAAACATTTGAGAACAATAGACAGGCATCATCATCCCATTGTGAAAAGATAGGAGCAGAATCAAAACGTACGTCTGAAGAAGGTAGATTTCCATGTCTTTTTGTTTTTAGTCTTGCTGTAGACAGTTAGTATGGGTTAAGGTCCATCGTAgcaacatacaacatgtatttttattGAATATAAATGAGCATCATAGTTTTAAACAAAAGAGCAAAAGTTGTATTTAGGAACAAATCAGTGTGCCTGTTATGTAAACCATTTTGCAAATCTACTCAATGTTTTCAGACAATTACAATAGGATTATAAATCTAAATGTTAAGTCTTTATTATCATGTAGCTTATGTACTGTCATACCTTTCACGTATGACAGTTGATGAGGATACTTTATGTATTTAAATAAATGAGTtttatgtattatgtacatgtacattttaatcaACAGTTGGAAATATTTGTAAACATGAGGGTAGCTCAATACTGACTTCCTCTGACATACTTTGGAACATCGTAGGAAGCTAACATTTCACAGCTTCCAACAATAACAGGAAGTGAGTCGGGGAAATCTTCATTGAACTGCCCTGGTAAGATAGGGCCTCGGGAGATCAGAGATACCATGTACCTTACACTTTATCTACGATAAGCTTCAGGCAGTACATTGTCAACATAAGCTGTTGTAAGTCAGCCTGGATTAATTATGTCACTAAAACATAACAATGAACTTCGAATTTCAACAACATGTGAATTACAGACAGTAGAAGTAAGTAACCAAACAATTGTcgtcaaagaagaaaaattaagctagatgaagaaaatctttcttaacAAGATATTAATTAATGTGTCTGATAATCAATGATACACCTACACACTGGTAGTGCTAGCATGTGACCGAAGAAAGAAACTGTCTTAAGGTTCAATTGATTTCAATAAAGTACAAGCTTACAAAGATTTACTCTAATCAAATTGTTCAGAAATGTTGCAGCAGCTTTTGCATTATTGAAGACAAGGCAtcttaagcgggtatctcactggaccaaATTGTAATAGGAAATTACGTGAACTTTgcaaattttcatcaatttttccTTGTTGTCACACTGAACTGCGACACACAAGTAAAATATGTGACCTCTAGAAACAAAATAGCCCTGcctggaatgtcacattctcagtttccaCATCAGAAACAAGACAATTTTGTTAGAAATCAAAGTGTTGCCGCTCAATTTAATAAGTACAATGATTAAGAGTCATTGAAacgagatttgcagtgattgcacgGTTTTGAGCCCATTTGCACCATTTTGCAATTGGGAATTTTAACAAAAAATCTTATTCTTCAGAGAGATACCGCTTTAATCTTACAAATACTCATGACTACATTCCAGTTTCATAGTTCCCACCCTGTGGTTTTTGTTCCAGAAATCTGAATGTATCAGGATAATGTACAGACATCATTCAGTACTTCTGTAAGCTCTACAGATACATGCATACAGCACCATGATCATGACACAGAAATGAAATTTCATCTAGTTACATGTCATAAAAAAATAACGGCCCACCAGAAaccaaactcaaactcaaaacaGAGCCAAATAAATTCAACTAAATTCAAAAACTTGTGGCTGCCAAAAAAGGACCTAATGATGTGGCAAATATAATTTGTTAAGTCTCAACATATAATAAAATAACTAGACAGTCATTTACTATCCTTTGATTGGCATCTACGTGTTGGATCTAATTTTTACGTATGGTAACTGTTAGAAGAGTAGAAAAAAATTCCCCTATTGAAATAGGCaataatcaaaacataaaataatTCCCCAAAAATAGGTAAGCACCTAAAAATCAATTTACAACATCACCTCTGTGTTATTCCTTTTTAATGAATTATCAAAAATTATCTATACACAGACACTGTGCAGATACTTGTGCATGTAGTGGAATGTCCTCTTTTTTTACTACAATGATGGCAGCACACAGGAAGAATGTAAAAGCAAAGCCTATAGTTTAAGAGTGATAGAAGGTTTGTTTTGGTCTTACATATGATATTTCATGTGATGATGACAAtttatagcctgagtgtcatcctagctACCAGAGCTCCCATACTCTCCCTATACCTGTTGGTAAGAGGAGAGTATGAGAACCCCAGAAAACTTGAACTACCGTAGGATGCCACCCAGGCTAGATAATCTACCCCGCCTGTCGACCACTGGTTTGTGTCTCTACCATACCCTCCTGGACTGTTGTCTGGTTGAATGATTCAGAAGTAGACGCTAACTGCGGGGTGGGCCGGTATCTTCTACAGGAGCGGCAGCACAGTTTCTGGTAGCCAGGAATGGAGCAGTAACGTGACAACACGTCCAGCTGGCAGAAGATAGACTGGTCCCCTGCACAGGTCTCCTCTGTAGAAAACACCAAGTTTTTCTATTGCAGATACTGTACTGGATACTCGTCATGAATAATATTTCTAACATGGTAGCCAAATTGGTCTGACCATAAGGCCACAAACATGTACCATAAATCTTACAGTTTTCACCGAACGTGTAGTTTTATATTCCGGGTTTTCATGGTGACTGCTtcacttaacttaagttaaAACCAACAGTCTTTCCATTGCTGTATagtatgtgactgtagtgctatcATGAACCACagtgaatactccattttctcctaaccatgaaattaaatcacctCTAATGTAAAGGTACATACAGTATGACATGGTGGCCTTAGAATCATCCTCATGTGTTTATACTCACTCCCACTTATGACTCACACGCAACGGTGTTACTCAGACTTAGGACTAGTGGTCAAAGGGCCCAAAAATATAAGTTAAATACAGCATAGCTGCAATATGCGTATGATACTTGTTATTTGGTGTCACAGTGCTTTCTACCTGGGCAAGGCTCCCCTATACAGACTTGTGAAGAGGGAGGCTTCTTCTCCAGACAGTGGACGACGTCGTCAGCATCCCATGGTCTGTTTCCTGGACCCTGACAGACAACCTGTCTCTCCTTTAGGCCCTGGCCACAGCTGACAGAGCACTGCAACATGAGCAACAATGGAACATATTAAAGAACTCATTCATGGTATACATGACCTTCTTGGGGTGGGGTCGAGAAAGGAACAAAATCATTCATTGTGTACTTTTTCAGTTTCAATGCTATGCTCTTCGTCACCAGGCTTTTGATAATAATAGATCCTgaatgtccatcacaattagcagttctaCCAATGATAGTATGGCAACAAGCGAGGTTATATtgatggcaattagcagttccaCCAATAAGAGAGCAAAATGCATGTCTATCAAAtgtttttgcctttctacatttTTCACTAGCATTTTGCATTTCAGGGGAGGTAGGCAGGGCTATGGAATCGGTCTATCACCAAGTTGCGACATCTTAAATTAGGTTTAAAGTTGAATCAGAACCTTTCAAGAAAAGGAgactacatgttttttttcattgtttcttttttcaaccatttaaccttgaaagtaaacaacgatacactcattcggccgaggctgtttttcaagagttcaagggaatGTTTCTCTCCCACCTTTGACCAGGCCCCCGTTCTCCAGAAGGATGGGCAGGGAACCCTGTTACATGGCTGCCGATTGGCTGGTTTCTCCTCTTTACAGTGCTTGTGGTGGACAGGTTCGATGGAGGAGTTGTCGGGGGTGGGGCGCACACATCGGACTGTACGGATCTGGTAACCCTCCATTCCACAGGTCTTGGAGCAGTGTTCCCATTTATCAACAACCCATCTGGGGTAGGGAAATCAAACAAGAAACTGAAATCTAGTTGTGAATAAAGTACAGAGCTAAATCTTGTTGGACACAATAAGTAAGTGCATTGAATTTTCGTTCTGAGGAGAGCAACGTATTAGCAAAATAAAGAACACCCCACAATTAtggcattaaaaaaacacatttttcttccagcaaggccacagcaagtttCATAGCTGACATCAATGCAAGCATTGATTTTTGGCTGattcgaaaaaaaaagaaattttgttcCCCTTCggagatggtcaacatgaccAGGAAGTATGTTGCGTAGTAGCCTTGAGTGTTCCTATGGAAATAACTCTAGTGActgaggtagccatgagtgtagccTTAGAAGTGAAACTTAATTCAGAAGTTGTAGAAGTCAGTGTGGTAGATATGAATatagttgccaacttggtaagtgacACTGGGCTATCACACTTGCACACTAGTGCCACTTTGTGCACTTAATGAATATAGGGATGAAAGACTTGGTTGTGATGCTATGTTTCGtatggtgtctattttgaaaacGTTGGCATCTTGTGTTCTTTATCAAtctgtttttttcttgctaTTGCCTTAGATTTGGAGActgcagaggatgtcacccATAGTATTTACTCACTGTGGCCTAAATACCCAAAAAGTCTTGATGGCTGGAAGATGTGACGTTACCTGGCTTCCTGGCAGGAGTGGATGTTACACTCTCTCCGCAGGACTGCAGGACGCTCGTCTTTGTTGCACAGTCGAATGTTCATCACTTTATCATCACTCTTCCTCTTGCAGGTGTGCCTAGTGTACTGCACACCTGCAGAAAATATATCACAATAGAGGAACTATTGCAGAATAGTCTGGCACCGGTTGATAAACTATCATTTGGTATTTGaatgtttgatatatatatatatatatttgaaaatacatgtgaGAACCCTGATAGGCTCAGAATCGTATGGTTCTCTGCAAGGGTAATAGGGAttaacagagagagagagagagagagagggagagggagggagagagagagagagagagagagagagagagagagagagacagagagacagagagagagacagagagagagacagagagagacagagagagagacagagagagagacagagagagagacagagagaataGGGATTGAACACTCAGCCATTTGGAAGTTTGATCTCCATtacactgcttctgagaaaCACTCAAGGCCTGAACTAATTCATAATATAAGGGCtaaatgtttgaatgtaaacGAGTGCCAGACTATTCTACAGGGAAGCAGTCAGAGGAGTGGGCTAGAGTTAAGAATAGGGTGGATTCCAGGCCAAATCCATTGACAACTCACCACCCCCACAGGACTTGGAGCACACGGTCCAGGCTCTCATCACCCAGATATACTCGTCAGGGCTGCCTCCAGGGatcatgttgttgttgacagacgGGAACAGATCCTCGTGGATCACATACTTGTACGCCAGGGTGGAGGGTTCCAGTCCTTTTGGGGAGATCTGTTGGGGCAACATCAGGCCAGGTCAGAATTCTATTTCTTAATGTTGTCTACAAtgcttagcctccaccaggccctcttacgggcgtatgaatcgtagaattcggcagaaaaaggaataattatcCAGTAgtgtcagtccacagtgaagatcacatttcgcccgtttaggagcctgcaagtgaaaccctggcatagttagtctggtagagactatacaATGCTTGTGGAGTTGAATAGCTGAATGGCTAGGATAGTGGACACTATCCTGGCGTCGAGTCTCTTTGTCCTCTCCACAAATGGAGGCCGAACACACTTGGCTTTGGATACCaggccaagcagatatagaggTCCGAgatttgattcctggcattcctggctaggcATTTTGTCCTTGGTAAAAGTTTACGATGTATGTCAGTAAAAAGGGTGTGATACCATGACTTAATAAAATTAGATACATGTGGTACATACCAGTACAACAATGGCCTGGAGCAGTGGTCCTTTGGTACCAAGGGTTTCACTATCACTGGAGCGAAGGTAGGTCCATCGTGTACcaccctctacaaaatgcagcAAGGCTTCCTTTGTCCCATGGTCCTTCAgagcaaacacacctgtttctACATTCTTTAGCACTGGCAGATAACATGGAGTTTGGAGTTAGAATCAGTTCTCAACAAATCACTCCTCACATGTAAATCAACTGCAGTAAACTTGTTCTTTTCATTTTACCTTAggcttttcatgatttttttaggaTGAAGCTATAGGCACTGCAGTGAGAAATTGAAGTGGCTAATACAATTTAGCACATACCAAGCAAGCACCTGAGAGCTTGAGGTCTACATTAACAgctctagcctccaccaggccttcctggggggttatggatagtagaatttgtCAAAATAGTCTTCAGAAAGGGCAACATTTCCCCCCTAACCACAAGGGTGAATATTACCCTATGGTGGCCTAAATctcctggcaaattattctttCTATAGCCAGTGTAGTTATCAATCAGTCTGATAGAGACAACAACAGCTCAGTACCGATGAAATGTGGGGATGGCGTTGTCTCAAACACTTCAATATTCCATGCTCCCTTGGGCAGTACCACCACCTCCTGGTACTCTGTGTCTGACTCCTCATCACTGTCAGGGATGGTGTTTCCTGTAGATGCATCACAAAAAGATAGATTCTGGTTCATGTAGCAAGTAGATACTAGATATTTGCTTTTGTCTTCTGTAACATACATGATCGTGTAACATTATGATTGCAATTTCATAATGGAAGATAACACACAAATGACATCCCTCAATGACATGCAAATCTACATTTGTGTATCTGTTGCGAAATCTAGATCTatacaaatcatactttttaTAAATTTGATTCATAGGCACTGACATGATAattattcaccaggttgtattatctcagccagtaggtacccatgtgagtaatgaggctgttgtaacacactcgaggcacctcctcgaacacgggacccccgtttttcgtctcttctgaaagacggtgcagctccgacaaggatacccttcccgggattcgacccggggtctcccggatccaactaattggaaacaggaggctcaactgcgaagccgctaccaattgagctacagggacatccataATGCTCATCCATTTTTCCAACAACTATGGGACAATAACTACCATGATTGATGGGAAAGCTACAAACCTGGTCTGGGGGGCTTGTCAAATGTGCCCTTGATAGTTTTACAGCGAGTACTGTCACCGCCACAAACCCCACAGTTGTCAAACTCTTTGGTAGACTGCAGCTTTCGGTCACATCCAACAGTCTATGGGGAAGAAAGGGTAACAGGTCAAAGGATATTTGATACAACAGACTTACAGAAAACAGTCATATTGATTTATTAACATACAATTGtgatgatgtttgatattagtaATGAATGctaaaatgttgaaatgttgaatACTTTGATCAAACATCAAAAAAGGCTGTAGATCAAATATGACTTggaatttttttacacaacattGATGTTGCATCCCATATCAACTACTACAATTCAATCTAACCTATAACATCAAGTCTCATAATTCTGAAAGGTACCCTTAGACCGCCTCATAAAGAAAAAGAGATACACTGTTGCAGCATCAGTGATCCTTGAACCAATTGCACATTTCAGGTGTTCAAGATATCTATGTGGTTTTGGCCTCaataacacttttttttttaatgcgaCTCTCCTAGGGTACCTGGCGGAATTATGAGAGTTACCGTATCATAAAGCAATGTTgactacaaaattaatgtaagaCATGAGACTACCTCGCATTTTCCAAGAACACAGATGTTTGTAGGATTGTCATAAGAGCACCGTGTTCCATCGATGACATCACCGGGGAATCTGTGGATGTCACCCTTCTCACGTGATATACACTGTAGCTTGCAAGGACCCTTTTCTGCAGAATAATGCGTGCATttgttaaacacacacatgacacacacatacacacaaacacacacacaagaagatccaaacacaaacacacacacacacacacaagaggACGCAaagacactcactcactcactcactcactcactcactcactcactcactcactcactcactcactcactcacacagacacagacacactcattcactcactcacacacacagacagacagacacagacacactcattcacacacacacacacacacacacacacacacacacaagtcaaAAACAATACTTGACATCACAAACCTCCCTCCGGTTGATGAGGGATCCAGTGGTGAGTGGTTCCTAGGATCTCTTCAATGTCGTGCACACTGCACTGCTGTGCTCGGAAGTCCACTGGTGAGTCAGGGCAATCCTAAATGAGAATGTCCAATATGTTTTACTAAGCTAAATGATATTCACCAGTGCTAACAGTGCTGTTAGTTTGTCCTAAAGAATTTTTTAACACATATTTACACTTTGTAAGATTTAGGTGTTGAACTTGATACATAACACAAGAGTCACACATTGTCTTATTTGTTACTAGGCTCCATACTCAAGATATGATAACTAACAGGTTTCTTTGGTTTAAATGAGCAAACTGTTAATGTTGGCAGTGAAgaaacagtacaatacagtacCTGTGTATTACATAATTCAAATTCCTGACTCTGTCCCTTGCATTCAGAACCACCTCTCTCTGGTCTAcaagaacaaaatacaacacagctTGGAGGGTGCAACAATCACACATGGAATTAATCAGTTATGAAATACATTATTAGCAGTCAACACCATTTCTAATGCAGAATTCATGACAAATCAAGACAACATTGACAATATCATGAAAGCTCATGAAGCTTATACTGTTCTTAAACAACGATCACCTTGGATTATCACATGTGCGGTGTCTGACTCTGATGCCAATGTCACACGTCCTAGAACACTCCTCCCAGGCTGTCCACGTACTCCACCCCCCATGGATGGCAATGGGATGTTCCTTCTGACAGGAACCTTGTAGACACCACTGTACACAAACAGAACAAACATTCAGTTAAAGGCactcagagcattttatgaggctggaaatattctagttgctgtaatctttatgaaatcgacatttaatgccactgtttaccacatgtgcgcgcggatttcttatcaaaagtgctcaaaagcggcacaaaaataagctacatggtgatcttttagtttcacgtgcctagtgtaaatagaccgataccatatagccccgcccacctccgtcaaaacgtagaaatgcaaaattaaaacataaaaatgcaaatatttgacggacatgcagtcattttctcattggtcaaaccgctaatcatttgtgatggacagtcaggatcagtctattaatgcttggattttctatcagttctcaccacacaacgacatcgtatctttgctcctttaatgtcgatatgtaacggtatagtgttattgaaacctactatgtgtaggaatgactagaaatttgagtttttttattcaagtttgaagccacataaaatgctctggatgcctttaaaaacaaacatgcagtTAGAATTACTaagttaacgttgggtaacataaattcgggatttttccgataatgattgactgaaatcaatctagcagaacaataaaccatcctttttttctattattctgtaaGTATCATGTAccatctttgcactaatcatatatatggtagattttgtctctagtcgtgctgacaccagaatatttcaacttgaaactaccgtccgctgcacgcacaatgacggtgctgtcggacaggggtgaacattaattcgggagagaagattcgtcttgaatatcttaccgctaattacattttatacagcagctattcgttccatccttggcttgaggagagtgctatggatatagacgtgtccaagtaaaaaaatacacgaaaaaaacggccgtaccgcacacatcaggcctacgagaacaacccgtgtgttgagtcggtagctatagtaCGTCAAAggcgacatccaccgtcatggcaacgtgtacattattcattgaaagttagccggatgccgtagcattgataatactactatgtccatgtattccttgttgtgttaggagcaaactttgaggaaaatatcgtcctcagtccacaattacacgcaacatttagacaaaaaagtgttcctcacaaacctttgtcgtctgcttgacaacaggattctgggtaatgatatggcggcgggaaaatacacgtgccgtaggttgtagcaacaaagagggggtTTGATGATTGATcgcacttagagtc
The nucleotide sequence above comes from Branchiostoma lanceolatum isolate klBraLanc5 chromosome 14, klBraLanc5.hap2, whole genome shotgun sequence. Encoded proteins:
- the LOC136448861 gene encoding A disintegrin and metalloproteinase with thrombospondin motifs 3-like, translating into MLSFFPALACVCMFLSDQGGAVSLKFRGDLEMTTHNGDHEVIVPFLSDSDGRFLSYDLKSSSRHARSLNGDRNLYVSFKAFEADFLLRLERNDKLIAPKATVEWQEGNTTHKERIKERCFYRGHLNNTSVSSVAVTNCRGLEGWIHSEGNNFFIEPLHNSSRDDREHVIHRKHTSLEGDTMQWPTISITEEDKPRHKRHDTVRDKNVEVLLTADYSVVSFHGYENIQIYLLTIMNIVNELYHHRSLAAHVNICLVRMVLLDPATSNMVVPGNPSRSLEQVCKWAHDVQTEDLDDTDHHDHAIFLTRIDFGPAGYAPVTGMCHELRSCTLNHEDGFSSAFVVAHETGHVLGMEHDGDGNDCSDETAYGSIMAPLVQATFSRYHWSRCSQAELRQHISSYYCLDDDPFEKDWPKIPEYPGINYSMDEQCTFDFGGGYRLCTAFKTYDPCKQLWCSHPGNPFFCKTKKGPALDGTSCGDRLWCLQGSCQKEHPIAIHGGWSTWTAWEECSRTCDIGIRVRHRTCDNPRPERGGSECKGQSQEFELCNTQDCPDSPVDFRAQQCSVHDIEEILGTTHHWIPHQPEGEKGPCKLQCISREKGDIHRFPGDVIDGTRCSYDNPTNICVLGKCETVGCDRKLQSTKEFDNCGVCGGDSTRCKTIKGTFDKPPRPGNTIPDSDEESDTEYQEVVVLPKGAWNIEVFETTPSPHFIVLKNVETGVFALKDHGTKEALLHFVEGGTRWTYLRSSDSETLGTKGPLLQAIVVLISPKGLEPSTLAYKYVIHEDLFPSVNNNMIPGGSPDEYIWVMRAWTVCSKSCGGGVQYTRHTCKRKSDDKVMNIRLCNKDERPAVLRRECNIHSCQEARWVVDKWEHCSKTCGMEGYQIRTVRCVRPTPDNSSIEPVHHKHCKEEKPANRQPCNRVPCPSFWRTGAWSKCSVSCGQGLKERQVVCQGPGNRPWDADDVVHCLEKKPPSSQVCIGEPCPEETCAGDQSIFCQLDVLSRYCSIPGYQKLCCRSCRRYRPTPQLASTSESFNQTTVQEGMVETQTSGRQAG